A genomic region of Mugil cephalus isolate CIBA_MC_2020 chromosome 5, CIBA_Mcephalus_1.1, whole genome shotgun sequence contains the following coding sequences:
- the fbxl3l gene encoding F-box/LRR-repeat protein 3 gives MLEESVVFKPFVMKQGRTGLKSKCQTFSSHEERGKRRKRVASSFTLTQAQDWGNLPHHVVLQIFQHLSLVDRARASSVCRSWNDVFHTPDLWRRFEFELNQPATSYLRSTHPDLIQQIIKRHAQHLQYVSFKVDSCTESAEAACDILSQLVNCTIKTLGLISTARPSFMDVSQAHFVSALTVVFVNSKSLSSIKIDDTPVDDPSLKVLVANNSDTLKLLKMSSCPHVSPAGILCVADQCHGLRELALNYHLLSDELLLALSSEKHVHLEHLRIDVVSENPGQTHFHAIKRSSWEALVRHSPKVNIVMYFFLYEEEFEPFFCEETPVTHLYFGRAVSKEMLGRIGLNCPRLVELVVCANGLEPLDEELIRIAERCKSLTAIGLGECEVTCSGFVEFVKMCGGRLTQLSIMEEVLIPDSSYNMEQIHSEVSKHLGRMWFPDMMPTW, from the exons ATGTTGGAggaaagtgttgtttttaagcCGTTCGT GATGAAACAAGGAAGGACAGGTCTCAAATCCAAGTGCCAGACCTTCTCCTCCCACGAGGAGCGGGGTAAAAGACGGAAGCGGGTGGCGTCCAGTTTCACCCTGACTCAGGCGCAGGACTGGGGTAACCTGCCCCACCACGTCGTCCTGCAGATCTTCCAGCATCTGTCTCTGGTGGACCGTGCCAGGGCCTCATCTGTGTGCCGGAGCTGGAATGACGTCTTTCACACGCCTGACCTGTGGAGGAGGTTTGAGTTTGAGCTCAATCAGCCCGCTACGTCTTACCTGCGCTCCACCCACCCTGACCTCATTCAGCAGATAATCAAGAGGCATGCGCAGCACCTGCAGTACGTTAGCTTCAAA GTGGACAGCTGCACAGAATCTGCAGAGGCGGCCTGTGACATCCTCTCCCAGCTGGTGAATTGCACCATTAAGACCCTGGGGCTGATTTCTACAGCACGGCCCAGCTTCATGGATGTGTCTCAG GCGCACTTTGTGTCTGCGCTGACGGTGGTGTTTGTGAACTCCAAGTCCCTGTCCTCGATCAAGATTGATGACACCCCAGTGGACGATCCATCCTTGAAGGTGCTGGTTGCCAACAACAGTGACACCCTTAAGTTGCTGAAGATGAGCAGCTGTCCTCACGTCTCCCCAGCCG gTATCTTGTGTGTTGCCGATCAGTGCCACGGTCTCAGAGAGCTGGCGTTAAACTACCATCTCCTGAGCGATGAGCTCCTCCTCGCCCTGTCTTCAGAAAAGCACGTCCACCTAGAGCACCTGCGCATCGACGTGGTGAGCGAAAACCCTGGCCAGACGCACTTTCACGCCATCAAGAGGAGCAGCTGGGAGGCCTTGGTCCGACATTCGCCTAAGGTCAACATCGTCATGTACTTCTTCCTCTATGAGGAGGAGTTTGAGCCCTTCTTCTGCGAGGAAACCCCGGTCACCCACCTGTACTTTGGCCGGGCAGTTAGCAAAGAGATGCTGGGCCGCATCGGACTGAACTGCCCCCGGCTGGTGGAGCTGGTCGTGTGCGCCAACGGCCTTGAGCCCCTGGACGAGGAGCTGATCCGCATCGCGGAGCGCTGCAAAAGCTTGACGGCCATCGGGCTGGGCGAGTGCGAGGTGACCTGCAGCGGCTTTGTGGAGTTCGTGAAGATGTGCGGGGGCAGGCTGACTCAGCTGTCAATCATGGAGGAGGTGCTGATCCCAGACAGCAGCTACAACATGGAGCAGATCCACAGCGAGGTGTCGAAGCACCTTGGCCGCATGTGGTTCCCTGACATGATGCCCACCTGGTAG